A DNA window from Methanobacteriaceae archaeon contains the following coding sequences:
- a CDS encoding PIG-L family deacetylase codes for MNRNTIILILTIPLILFIVLFPIFSANNNTQSDNATDTGSGNGSAASTPDKVAFIIPHPDDETIGVGGTIQRIMENGSTVHFELMTSGDALSSKLLTVRNYYNIDIPANATADYRKKLIREDSFKRVMALWGCNDYNIHGFDDGTLNSDYVFTTMENLYLNGGYNVFYTTTGDGNVDHLACYQGMKKMMEKYPNLKYRQFPIYYYHTVRANPLPLTKNYTDVNVNKYAAKKKSAFQVYYNINTIQPIFYPYSDGLYSIGPERIYYIN; via the coding sequence ATGAATAGAAATACCATCATCCTTATTTTAACAATACCCCTAATTTTGTTTATAGTATTATTCCCCATATTTTCAGCAAACAACAACACACAAAGTGATAATGCAACAGACACCGGATCAGGTAATGGAAGTGCTGCATCCACCCCAGACAAAGTAGCATTTATTATCCCTCATCCTGATGATGAAACTATAGGGGTGGGGGGAACAATTCAAAGAATTATGGAAAATGGGTCCACAGTCCATTTCGAGCTTATGACCTCGGGAGATGCCTTATCATCTAAATTGCTCACTGTAAGGAATTATTACAATATAGATATTCCTGCCAATGCCACTGCAGATTACAGGAAGAAGTTAATCCGGGAGGATTCATTTAAAAGAGTGATGGCGTTGTGGGGATGTAATGATTATAATATTCATGGATTTGATGATGGTACCTTAAACTCCGACTATGTATTTACCACCATGGAAAATCTGTACCTTAACGGAGGATACAATGTCTTTTACACCACCACCGGTGATGGTAATGTTGATCACCTGGCCTGTTACCAGGGTATGAAAAAAATGATGGAAAAATATCCCAATTTAAAATACAGACAGTTCCCCATTTACTATTACCACACAGTCAGAGCTAATCCCCTGCCACTGACCAAGAACTACACTGATGTTAACGTTAACAAATACGCTGCTAAAAAGAAAAGCGCCTTCCAAGTATATTACAATATAAATACTATTCAACCAATATTTTATCCCTACAGTGATGGTTTATACAGTATTGGGCCAGAGAGAATTTACTATATTAATTGA